The following proteins are co-located in the Melospiza melodia melodia isolate bMelMel2 unplaced genomic scaffold, bMelMel2.pri scaffold_44, whole genome shotgun sequence genome:
- the LOC134434593 gene encoding olfactory receptor 14J1-like has translation MFFFLLNLALTDLGSICTTVPKAMHNSLWDTRNISYSGCAAQVFFFVSFISAELSLLTIMCYDRYVSICKPLHYGTILGSRACAHMAAAAWASGLLNALMHTANTFSLPLCQGNALGQFFCEIPQILKLSCSKSYLRELGLIAFSVCLVFGCFVFIVFSYVQIFRAVLRMPSKQGRYKAFSTCLPHLAVVSLFVSTSAFAYLKPPSMSSPSLNLALSVLYSVMPPALNPLIYSLRNQELKAAVWR, from the coding sequence atgttcttcttcctgctcaacctggccctcactgacctgggctccatctgcaccactgtccccaaagccatgcacaattccctctgggacaccaggaacatctcctactcaggatgtgctgcacaggtctttttctttgtgtccttcatctcagcagagctttcccttctgaccatcatgtgctatgaccgctacgtgtccatctgtaaacccctgcactacgggaccatcctgggcagcagagcttgtgcccacatggcagcagctgcctgggccagtggcttacTCAATGccctcatgcacacggccaatacattttccctgcccctgtgccagggcaatgccctgggccagttcttctgtgaaatcccacagatcctgaagctctcctgctccaaatcctacctcagggaacttgggctcattgcatttagtgtctgtttggtatttggttgttttgtgttcattgttttctcctatgtgcagatcttcagggctgtgctgaggatgccctcgaagcagggacggtacaaagctttttccacctgcctccctcacttggctgttgtttccctctttgtcagcacttcagcatttgcttacctgaagcccccctccatgtcctccccatcccttaatctggccctgtcagttctgtactcagtgatgcctccagcactgaaccccctcatctacagcctgaggaaccaggagctcaaggctgccgtgtggaga